A single region of the Leptothrix cholodnii SP-6 genome encodes:
- the tpiA gene encoding triose-phosphate isomerase, whose amino-acid sequence MDTNRKLVVGNWKMHGSHVANAELLQGVLAARPFGCDVAVCAPFPYLSEVAVTLAGSPLLWGAQDCSAHEQGAYTGEVSAAMLAEFGCRYVIVGHSERRAYHAESDQLVADKAKAALARGITPIVCVGETLAQREAGETATVVKRQLSVVIHALTHCIGEIVVAYEPVWAIGTGRTATPEQAQEVHALLRAQLAAATPHAAQMKLLYGGSVKPDNADSLFAQPDIDGGLIGGAALKAADFVAIVRAAG is encoded by the coding sequence ATGGACACGAATCGCAAACTGGTGGTGGGCAACTGGAAGATGCATGGCAGCCACGTTGCCAATGCCGAGTTGCTGCAAGGCGTGCTGGCCGCTCGGCCCTTTGGCTGCGACGTGGCGGTGTGTGCGCCGTTCCCCTATCTGTCCGAGGTGGCGGTGACGCTGGCCGGCAGCCCTCTTCTGTGGGGTGCGCAGGATTGTTCGGCCCACGAGCAGGGCGCCTACACCGGCGAGGTGTCGGCTGCGATGCTGGCCGAGTTTGGCTGCCGCTATGTCATCGTCGGCCACTCGGAGCGGCGCGCCTATCACGCCGAATCCGACCAGCTGGTGGCCGACAAGGCCAAGGCCGCGCTGGCCCGAGGCATCACGCCGATCGTCTGCGTCGGCGAGACGCTGGCGCAGCGTGAGGCCGGTGAAACGGCAACGGTGGTCAAGCGCCAGCTCTCGGTCGTGATCCACGCCCTGACGCACTGCATCGGCGAAATCGTGGTTGCCTACGAGCCGGTCTGGGCGATCGGCACCGGTCGCACGGCCACCCCGGAACAGGCTCAGGAAGTGCATGCCCTGCTGCGCGCCCAGCTGGCTGCCGCAACGCCGCACGCCGCGCAGATGAAATTGCTCTATGGCGGCAGCGTCAAGCCTGACAACGCCGACTCGCTGTTCGCTCAGCCCGACATCGACGGTGGCCTGATCGGTGGCGCGGCGCTCAAGGCGGCCGACTTCGTCGCCATCGTGCGCGCAGCCGGCTGA
- the secG gene encoding preprotein translocase subunit SecG, which translates to MQVLMNLMLLTQLVSAIAMIGLVLVQHGKGADMGASFGGGASGSLFGATGSANFLSRSTAICAAVFFTCTLALAYFSNARGTNVGGSVLDQAVPALAASAPAASGAELIPGAAPVAAPAVVAPAVPASAAASN; encoded by the coding sequence ATGCAAGTGTTGATGAATCTGATGCTGCTGACGCAGTTGGTGTCCGCGATCGCGATGATCGGGCTGGTGCTGGTCCAGCACGGCAAGGGCGCCGACATGGGCGCATCCTTCGGAGGTGGTGCCTCCGGCAGCCTGTTCGGTGCCACCGGCAGCGCCAACTTCCTGTCGCGTTCGACCGCCATCTGCGCTGCCGTGTTCTTCACCTGCACCCTGGCGCTGGCCTATTTCAGCAACGCGCGCGGCACGAATGTCGGCGGCAGCGTGCTGGATCAGGCGGTGCCGGCCTTGGCGGCCAGTGCGCCTGCGGCATCGGGCGCCGAGTTGATTCCGGGTGCGGCACCGGTTGCGGCGCCTGCCGTGGTGGCTCCCGCCGTGCCGGCATCTGCGGCTGCTTCGAACTGA